Proteins from a genomic interval of Streptomyces fodineus:
- a CDS encoding acetyl-CoA C-acetyltransferase: protein MPEAYIVEAVRTPVGRRNGGLAAVHPADLGAHVLRALMERSGVDPAAVEDVVLGCLDTVGPQAGDIARTCWLAAGLPEEVPGVTVDRQCGSSQQALHFAAQGVLSGTQDLVVAGGVQNMSQIPIAFASRQAAEPLGLTEGPYAGSAGWRARYGDQPVNQFHGAELIAQKWHISRRDMEEFALRSHERAIRAIDEGRFDRELVPYGEVTTDEGPRRDTSLEKMAALKPLIDGGRLTAAVSSQVSDGASAMLLASERAVREHGLIPRARIHHLSVRGEDPIRMLSAPIPATAHALKKAGMTLDDIDLVEINEAFASVVLAWLKETGADPEKVNVNGGAIALGHPLGATGTKLMTTLLHELERTGGRYGLQTMCEGGGQANVTVIERL from the coding sequence GGTCGGCAGGCGGAACGGCGGACTCGCCGCCGTCCACCCGGCCGACCTCGGCGCCCATGTGCTGCGGGCGCTGATGGAGCGCTCGGGCGTCGACCCGGCCGCCGTCGAGGACGTCGTCCTCGGCTGCCTGGACACCGTCGGGCCGCAGGCCGGCGACATCGCCCGCACCTGCTGGCTGGCCGCGGGGCTACCGGAGGAGGTACCCGGCGTGACCGTCGACCGCCAGTGCGGCTCCTCCCAGCAGGCCCTGCACTTCGCCGCCCAGGGCGTGCTCTCCGGCACCCAGGACCTGGTGGTCGCGGGCGGCGTGCAGAACATGTCCCAGATCCCCATCGCCTTCGCCAGCCGCCAGGCGGCCGAGCCGCTGGGGCTGACCGAGGGCCCGTACGCCGGCTCCGCGGGCTGGCGCGCCCGCTACGGCGACCAGCCGGTCAACCAGTTCCACGGCGCCGAGCTCATCGCCCAGAAGTGGCACATATCCCGCCGCGACATGGAGGAGTTCGCGCTGCGCTCCCACGAGCGGGCCATCCGCGCCATCGACGAGGGCCGCTTCGACCGCGAACTCGTCCCCTACGGCGAGGTCACCACCGACGAAGGCCCCCGCCGCGACACCAGCCTGGAGAAGATGGCGGCGCTCAAGCCGCTGATCGACGGCGGCCGGCTCACCGCCGCCGTCTCCTCCCAGGTCTCCGACGGCGCATCGGCGATGCTGCTCGCCTCCGAGCGGGCGGTACGCGAGCACGGGCTTATCCCGCGCGCCCGCATCCACCACCTGTCCGTACGCGGCGAAGACCCGATCCGGATGCTGTCCGCGCCGATCCCGGCCACGGCCCACGCGCTGAAGAAGGCCGGGATGACGCTCGACGACATCGACCTGGTCGAGATCAACGAGGCCTTCGCCTCCGTGGTGCTGGCCTGGCTGAAGGAGACCGGTGCCGACCCGGAGAAGGTCAACGTCAACGGCGGCGCCATCGCCCTCGGACACCCCCTGGGCGCCACCGGCACCAAGCTCATGACCACACTGCTGCACGAACTGGAGCGCACCGGCGGCCGCTACGGCCTGCAGACCATGTGCGAGGGCGGCGGCCAGGCCAACGTCACCGTCATCGAGCGCCTCTGA